The Euphorbia lathyris chromosome 8, ddEupLath1.1, whole genome shotgun sequence genome has a window encoding:
- the LOC136203960 gene encoding gamma-glutamyl peptidase 5-like — translation MEFKMNKVNGEEKRYALLLAAKDSDYVKEVYGGYFNVFIEAFGEEGERWDLFRVVDGEFPDMDQLHLYDGFVVSGSPFDAYGNDFWILNLCFLLQTLDGMHKKVLGICFGHQVLCRALGGKVGKSYTGWDVGLREVKLVKDLSISSSFFLNNHLNLSKIIPSEASLSIIECHQHQVWKVPLGAEVIAYSDKTGVEVFHIGDHILGIQGHPEYTKDILFNLIDRLLNNNSIDFEFAQNAKFGLQFAEPDRKSWGRICKNFLKATIHI, via the exons atggaGTTTAAGATGAATAAGGTTAATGGAGAAGAGAAAAGATATGCTCTATTATTAGCAGCAAAAGATTCAGATTATGTAAAGGAAGTTTATGGAGGTTATTTCAATGTATTTATTGAAGCTTTTGGGGAAGAAGGTGAAAGATGGGATTTGTTTAGGGTTGTTGATGGAGAATTTCCAGATATGGATCAACTTCATCTCTACGATGGTTTTGTTGTTAGTGGCAGTCCTTTTGATGCTTATGGTAATGACTTTTGGATCCTCAACCTTTGTTTCCTTTTGCAAACTTTGGATGGTATGCACAAAAAAGTTCTTGGAATTTGCTTTGGCCATCAG GTATTGTGTAGAGCATTGGGAGGAAAGGTGGGAAAATCATATACAGGATGGGATGTTGGATTAAGGGAAGTGAAATTAGTGAAGGATTTGTCAATAAGTAGTAGTTTCTTCCTaaacaatcatttgaatttgagtAAAATAATTCCATCAGAAGCTTCTTTATCAATAATAGAATGTCAtca acatcaAGTTTGGAAAGTTCCGTTAGGAGCTGAAGTGATTGCATATTCAGACAAAACAGGAGTTGAAGTGTTCCATATTGGAGACCATATTTTGGGGATTCAAGGACATCCTGAGTACACTAAAGACATCCTTTTTAACCTCATTGATCGGCTTCTCAACAACAATTCAATTGACTTTGAGTTTGCTCAAAATGCAAAGTTTGGACTCCAATTTGCTGAACCTGATAGGAAATCTTGGGGGAGGATTTGCAAGAACTTTCTAAAAGCTACAATACATATTTAG